One Nocardia farcinica genomic region harbors:
- a CDS encoding MarR family winged helix-turn-helix transcriptional regulator, giving the protein MTTENGRPEPPVTSASIVVLALARRVENELNAALADLDLTVRKLGLLGHVGRMPGVSFSELARMAGVSVQSVHTSVKALTAAGLVRDSTAKAGAASTIELTASGTRLLAEARRVVGEVDERLFGAEADPVRRKLGAAIRHAFETGGVD; this is encoded by the coding sequence GTGACCACCGAGAACGGCCGCCCGGAGCCCCCCGTCACCAGCGCCTCGATCGTCGTGCTCGCGCTCGCCCGGCGCGTGGAGAACGAACTCAATGCCGCGCTGGCCGATCTCGACCTGACCGTGCGCAAGCTCGGGTTGCTCGGGCATGTCGGCCGGATGCCCGGCGTCTCCTTCAGTGAGCTCGCCCGCATGGCGGGGGTGAGCGTGCAGAGCGTGCACACCTCGGTGAAAGCGCTGACCGCGGCCGGGCTCGTGCGCGACTCCACGGCCAAGGCGGGCGCGGCCTCGACCATCGAACTGACCGCGTCGGGGACCAGGTTGCTCGCCGAGGCGCGGCGGGTGGTCGGCGAGGTCGACGAGCGGCTCTTCGGTGCCGAGGCCGATCCGGTGCGCCGCAAGCTCGGCGCGGCGATCCGGCATGCCTTCGAGACGGGCGGGGTCGACTGA
- a CDS encoding Dyp-type peroxidase — MSESTTVGSNSGVSRRALFGGALLAAGAASAGVAVGRRGGSETSASAIEPFQGPHQAGIATALQSTALFLACDMARPDRAALRDLLASWTEAARALTAGARVPDTASTPPGFSAHTDFATGLAPARLTITLGLGPGIFDDRFGLADHRPRHLHPLPAFAGDALNPAWSGGDVLAQICADDPQIVSHAFRTLRARMPGLARMRWTQQGFLGLPADRGTPRNMFGHKDGTANPRPGTPEFDRTVWVDSPDEPAWFHGGSYLVFRKIRMKVADWDQLSPAEQDRVIGRRRADGAPMNGGGEFDPIDLDARSPDGEPRTPANAHVRLVHGIPMLRRSYNYDYGVLIANAGGSPDPTPELPHTHAPGTPEHSHGGHSTLDVGLLFAAYMNNPPEQFIRAQHALATDRMNALVQHTGSAFFAVPPGVGESGHLAAELVR, encoded by the coding sequence ATGAGCGAATCTACTACGGTCGGTAGTAATTCCGGCGTGTCGCGGCGCGCGTTGTTCGGCGGCGCGTTGCTCGCGGCGGGCGCGGCCTCGGCGGGTGTCGCCGTGGGCCGTCGCGGCGGATCGGAAACCTCCGCGTCCGCGATCGAGCCCTTCCAGGGTCCACACCAGGCCGGTATCGCGACCGCGCTCCAGTCGACCGCGCTGTTCCTCGCCTGTGACATGGCCCGGCCGGACCGCGCCGCGCTGCGCGACCTGCTCGCGAGCTGGACCGAGGCCGCCCGCGCCCTCACCGCCGGAGCGCGGGTGCCCGACACCGCGTCGACCCCGCCGGGGTTCAGCGCGCACACCGATTTCGCCACCGGCCTCGCCCCCGCGCGCCTGACGATCACCCTCGGCCTCGGCCCCGGCATCTTCGACGACCGTTTCGGCCTCGCCGATCACCGCCCCCGCCACCTGCACCCGCTGCCCGCCTTCGCCGGCGACGCGCTGAACCCCGCCTGGAGCGGCGGCGACGTGCTCGCCCAGATCTGCGCGGACGACCCGCAGATCGTCAGCCACGCCTTCCGCACCCTGCGCGCCCGGATGCCCGGCCTGGCCCGCATGCGCTGGACCCAGCAGGGCTTCCTCGGGCTGCCCGCCGACCGCGGCACCCCGCGAAACATGTTCGGCCACAAGGACGGCACCGCCAATCCGCGCCCTGGCACCCCCGAATTCGACCGCACCGTCTGGGTCGATTCCCCCGACGAACCCGCCTGGTTCCACGGCGGCAGCTACCTGGTCTTCCGCAAGATCCGCATGAAAGTCGCCGACTGGGACCAGCTTTCGCCGGCCGAACAGGACCGCGTCATCGGCAGACGACGCGCCGACGGCGCCCCCATGAACGGCGGCGGCGAATTCGATCCGATCGACCTCGACGCCCGCTCCCCCGACGGCGAACCGCGCACCCCGGCAAATGCCCACGTGCGCCTGGTCCACGGCATCCCCATGCTGCGCCGCAGCTACAACTACGACTACGGCGTCCTGATCGCCAACGCGGGCGGCTCCCCCGACCCCACCCCGGAACTCCCGCACACCCATGCCCCCGGCACCCCGGAACACAGCCACGGCGGCCACAGCACGCTCGATGTCGGCCTGCTCTTCGCCGCCTACATGAACAACCCGCCCGAGCAGTTCATCCGAGCCCAGCACG
- a CDS encoding HNH endonuclease, with translation MRWWDGALWTSDTYLREQDDPRDCPRCGSPRRRRFFGGLAPCAHCEVEIEEFLTHWHSRAWRVLTGSGPTGEQWEHLWASLRYQRIDEERGRAALRDLGLSYVERLVTFAFADGEIEQAEFEMFEHALVELRLGGPLVEDLRRRVHRGRTLCRLREGDLPVIRTPDLHLDSEEKVHLDLPATQVRTLARGPRHTEGRLIASNKKLRFVGTGAGVELPWTRVVSVRVAEGAVVIAATSARGGATFLVGDPDYVAAALEGALRVAKRLVLTPGQRDSRSISQEIKAEVWQRDGGRCVECGSGHYLEFDHIIPLSRGGATSAANLQILCRACNRRKGARI, from the coding sequence ATGCGCTGGTGGGACGGCGCGCTCTGGACCTCCGACACCTACCTGCGCGAGCAGGACGATCCCCGGGACTGCCCGCGCTGCGGCTCACCTCGCCGGCGCAGGTTCTTCGGCGGGCTCGCGCCGTGCGCGCACTGCGAGGTGGAGATCGAGGAATTCCTCACGCACTGGCACAGCCGCGCCTGGCGCGTGCTCACCGGTTCGGGGCCGACGGGCGAGCAGTGGGAACATCTGTGGGCGTCGTTGCGGTATCAGCGCATCGACGAGGAACGCGGGCGGGCGGCCCTGCGCGATCTCGGGCTGAGCTATGTGGAGCGGCTGGTGACGTTCGCGTTCGCGGACGGCGAGATCGAGCAGGCCGAGTTCGAGATGTTCGAGCACGCGCTGGTGGAGCTGCGGCTGGGCGGCCCGCTGGTGGAGGATCTGCGCAGGCGGGTGCATCGCGGCCGGACGCTGTGCCGGTTGCGCGAGGGCGACCTGCCGGTGATCCGCACACCGGATCTGCATCTGGATTCCGAGGAGAAGGTGCACCTCGACCTGCCCGCCACCCAGGTCCGCACGCTGGCTCGCGGTCCACGGCACACCGAGGGCAGGCTGATCGCGAGCAACAAGAAGCTGCGCTTCGTCGGCACCGGTGCCGGGGTCGAGCTGCCCTGGACCCGGGTGGTTTCGGTGCGGGTGGCCGAGGGCGCGGTGGTGATCGCGGCGACTTCCGCGCGCGGCGGCGCCACGTTCCTCGTCGGCGACCCCGACTATGTGGCGGCGGCGCTGGAGGGTGCGCTGCGGGTGGCCAAACGGCTGGTGCTCACCCCGGGGCAGCGGGATTCGCGCAGCATTTCCCAGGAGATCAAGGCCGAGGTCTGGCAGCGGGACGGCGGCCGCTGTGTCGAGTGCGGCAGCGGGCACTACCTGGAGTTCGACCACATCATCCCGCTCAGCCGTGGCGGCGCCACCAGCGCGGCGAATCTGCAGATCCTGTGCCGCGCCTGCAACCGGCGCAAGGGCGCCCGGATCTGA
- a CDS encoding TetR/AcrR family transcriptional regulator, with product MKESKPRGRAPMVAEADIRRVARALLAEQGPDAVTLRAIARTLGITAPALYRHYDSRDALLEALRLECCAELAAELSAEIDALPDNGLVQFFAICKGFRRWALANTKEFTLVFASPGAAAGMSSRFTEPFGRIFLAAAGRLLSGYRIITPATEVIPPALREDLAHFRTELLAALSESGQEFPAEKLDLGVTYLMIQIWARLYGHVTLEVFGNYPIPLSDPEVMFDAVLADLARSAGMLEG from the coding sequence ATGAAGGAGTCGAAGCCGCGCGGACGGGCACCGATGGTGGCCGAAGCCGACATCCGCCGGGTGGCGCGCGCCCTGCTCGCCGAGCAGGGGCCGGACGCGGTCACGCTGCGGGCCATCGCCCGGACGCTGGGCATCACCGCGCCCGCCCTCTATCGCCACTACGACTCGCGAGACGCCCTGCTGGAGGCGTTGCGGCTGGAGTGCTGTGCCGAGCTGGCCGCCGAGCTCTCCGCCGAGATCGACGCGCTGCCGGACAACGGGCTGGTCCAGTTCTTCGCCATCTGCAAGGGGTTTCGGCGTTGGGCGCTGGCCAACACCAAGGAGTTCACCCTGGTGTTCGCCTCGCCCGGCGCGGCGGCGGGCATGTCGAGCCGGTTCACCGAACCGTTCGGGCGGATCTTCCTGGCCGCCGCGGGCAGGCTGTTGAGCGGGTACCGCATCATCACGCCCGCCACCGAGGTGATCCCACCCGCGCTGCGGGAGGACCTGGCGCATTTCCGCACCGAACTGCTGGCGGCGTTGTCGGAATCGGGTCAGGAGTTCCCGGCCGAGAAGCTCGATCTCGGTGTGACCTACCTGATGATCCAGATCTGGGCGCGCCTCTACGGGCACGTGACGCTGGAGGTGTTCGGCAACTACCCGATTCCGTTGAGCGACCCGGAGGTCATGTTCGACGCCGTGCTCGCCGACCTGGCGCGATCGGCGGGCATGCTCGAAGGCTGA
- the pabB gene encoding aminodeoxychorismate synthase component I, with the protein MRTLLIDNYDSFTYNLYQLISEVNGVEPTVVRNDETDPAALDLAAYDNIVVSPGPGRPDRTRDVGLSAAVIDAASQPLLGVCLGHQGIVVAAGGRVDRAPVPRHGFLDRVGHDGRDLFAGLPQDFTVVRYHSLCALEPLPPALEVTARTPDGVIMGVRHRQRPQWGVQFHPESVAGEFGAALLRNFAELTLTHGKPARRTRPATPVTPARPAATDRPRWRLRHEVIERAVDTEAAFLRLYGASPTAFWLDSEHVEPGLDRFSFLGDASGPLAEVVRYRVGEDVVRVEDAAGTRTVAGDVLGYLSTQLRERHVELPALPFDFVGGYVGYLGYEVKADCGARAAHRAATPDAQWIFADRLIVVDHVAGQTHLVALTDDDTAADQWLRETGRVLETLPAWANPAELAIESAPASVAPLLNRGRDRYLADIAACLEYLRAGESYEICLTDSLTVDAAIGGLDFYRTLRRCNPAPYAAYLRFDDLEIACSSPERFLKIDRARTVESKPIKGTAPRGATPGEDERLRRELADSPKTRAENLMIVDLLRNDLGRVCQIGSVHVPELMATESYSTVHQLVSTVRGTLRPDVDAIDCVRACFPGGSMTGAPKLRTMEIIDELEGAPRGVYSGTIGFLGLGGTADLNIVIRTAVRHDGRWQIGAGGAIVLDSDPAEEYREMLWKAAATQRAATAAAATSR; encoded by the coding sequence ATGCGCACGCTGTTGATCGACAACTACGACTCGTTCACCTACAACCTGTACCAGCTGATCAGTGAGGTGAACGGGGTCGAACCGACCGTCGTGCGCAACGACGAGACCGATCCGGCCGCGCTGGACCTCGCCGCCTACGACAACATCGTCGTCTCCCCCGGCCCCGGCCGCCCGGACCGGACCCGCGACGTCGGGCTGTCGGCCGCGGTCATCGACGCGGCGTCCCAGCCGTTGCTCGGCGTGTGCCTGGGACACCAGGGCATCGTCGTGGCGGCGGGCGGACGGGTCGACCGCGCACCGGTACCCCGGCACGGCTTCCTCGACCGGGTCGGCCACGACGGGCGCGACCTGTTCGCCGGGCTGCCGCAGGATTTCACGGTCGTGCGGTACCACTCGCTGTGCGCGCTGGAGCCGCTGCCGCCCGCCCTCGAGGTGACCGCCCGCACGCCCGACGGCGTGATCATGGGGGTGCGGCATCGGCAGCGGCCGCAGTGGGGTGTGCAGTTCCATCCCGAGTCGGTGGCCGGCGAGTTCGGGGCGGCGCTGCTGCGCAACTTCGCGGAACTGACCCTGACGCACGGCAAACCCGCGCGCAGGACGCGTCCGGCGACACCCGTGACGCCCGCCCGGCCGGCCGCGACCGACCGGCCGCGGTGGCGGCTGCGGCACGAGGTGATCGAGCGCGCGGTCGACACCGAGGCCGCGTTCCTGCGGCTCTACGGCGCGTCGCCGACGGCGTTCTGGCTCGACAGCGAACACGTCGAGCCGGGGCTGGACCGGTTCTCCTTCCTCGGTGACGCGAGCGGACCGCTGGCGGAGGTGGTGCGTTACCGGGTCGGTGAGGACGTGGTGCGGGTCGAGGACGCCGCGGGAACGCGGACGGTCGCCGGGGACGTGCTGGGTTATCTGTCCACCCAGCTGCGCGAGCGGCACGTCGAGCTGCCCGCACTGCCGTTCGACTTCGTCGGCGGATACGTCGGCTACCTCGGCTACGAGGTCAAGGCCGACTGCGGTGCGCGGGCCGCGCACCGGGCCGCCACACCGGACGCGCAGTGGATCTTCGCCGACCGGCTGATCGTGGTCGACCATGTCGCGGGGCAGACCCATCTGGTCGCGCTCACCGACGACGACACCGCGGCCGATCAGTGGCTGCGCGAGACCGGGCGGGTGCTGGAAACGCTGCCCGCGTGGGCGAATCCGGCGGAATTGGCGATCGAGTCCGCGCCGGCCTCGGTCGCGCCGCTGCTGAACCGGGGCCGCGACCGGTACCTCGCCGACATCGCGGCCTGCCTCGAGTATCTGCGCGCGGGCGAGTCCTACGAGATCTGCCTGACCGACAGCCTCACCGTCGACGCCGCGATCGGCGGGCTGGACTTCTATCGCACGCTGCGCCGCTGCAATCCGGCGCCCTATGCCGCCTACCTGCGCTTCGACGACCTCGAGATCGCCTGCTCCTCACCGGAGCGCTTCCTCAAGATCGACCGGGCGCGCACGGTGGAGAGCAAACCGATCAAGGGCACCGCCCCGCGCGGGGCCACCCCCGGCGAGGACGAACGGCTGCGCCGGGAGCTGGCCGACAGTCCCAAGACCCGCGCCGAGAACCTCATGATCGTCGACCTGCTGCGCAACGACCTCGGGCGGGTCTGCCAGATCGGCAGCGTGCACGTACCCGAGCTGATGGCGACGGAGTCGTATTCGACCGTCCACCAGCTGGTCTCGACGGTGCGCGGCACCCTGCGCCCGGACGTCGACGCCATCGACTGCGTGCGGGCCTGCTTCCCCGGCGGCTCGATGACCGGCGCGCCGAAGCTGCGCACGATGGAGATCATCGACGAGCTGGAAGGCGCGCCGCGCGGGGTCTACTCCGGCACCATCGGCTTCCTCGGACTCGGCGGCACCGCCGACCTCAACATCGTCATCCGCACCGCGGTGCGGCACGACGGGCGCTGGCAGATCGGGGCGGGCGGCGCGATCGTGCTGGATTCCGATCCGGCGGAGGAGTATCGCGAGATGCTGTGGAAGGCGGCGGCGACCCAGCGCGCGGCCACCGCCGCGGCCGCCACCTCACGGTGA
- a CDS encoding vWA domain-containing protein has protein sequence MVTSLVKGQNALLESERVVVSLRTEAAADVSALLVTAAGTVRSDADFVFYNQPVAPGVRLVAGSPAALEISPAQLPADIAQVRAVLTLDDPGRRFGEFAPPVVTVADGAGTPLVEYRIDGLSGESVVIALELYRRGPQWKIRAVGQGYAGGFAALVTDHGVQVDDEPPAREPAAAEAVPQVRTVPGEAALSLEKRATLDLRKREVAKVLLDKRALGVRARVVLVIDKTGSMHKQYRRRVVHRVVERMVPIATQLDDDGTLEAYLYAVSYAKLPDITVAEAEQWAQTYLHLSGVHEGIDYNRLGGHNVEPPIIRAVLDTVRPGDGPTLVLFFTDGGFAKKREIADLIREAAALPAFWQFIGLGKANYGLLRELDDLDGRLVDNAGFFALDDIDQVDDAQLYSRLLGEFPDWLRAARAAGVVR, from the coding sequence GTGGTCACCTCGTTGGTCAAGGGCCAGAACGCCCTGCTCGAGTCGGAACGGGTCGTGGTGTCGCTACGCACCGAGGCGGCCGCGGACGTGTCGGCGTTGCTGGTCACGGCGGCGGGCACGGTGCGCTCCGACGCCGACTTCGTCTTCTACAACCAGCCCGTCGCGCCCGGCGTGCGGCTGGTCGCGGGCTCGCCTGCCGCGCTGGAGATCTCACCCGCCCAGCTGCCCGCCGACATCGCGCAGGTGCGCGCGGTGCTGACCCTCGACGACCCGGGCAGGCGGTTCGGCGAGTTCGCGCCGCCGGTGGTGACCGTCGCCGACGGCGCGGGCACGCCGCTGGTCGAGTACCGGATCGACGGGCTCTCCGGGGAATCCGTGGTGATCGCGCTGGAACTGTACCGTCGCGGCCCGCAGTGGAAGATCCGGGCGGTGGGCCAGGGCTACGCAGGCGGATTCGCGGCGCTCGTCACCGATCACGGCGTGCAGGTCGACGACGAACCGCCCGCGCGGGAACCCGCTGCCGCCGAAGCGGTCCCGCAGGTGCGCACGGTACCCGGGGAAGCGGCGCTCTCGCTGGAGAAGCGGGCCACCCTCGACCTGCGCAAACGCGAGGTCGCCAAGGTGTTGCTGGACAAGCGGGCGCTGGGCGTGCGGGCCAGGGTCGTGCTGGTGATCGACAAGACCGGCAGCATGCACAAGCAATACCGGCGGCGGGTCGTACACCGGGTGGTCGAGCGGATGGTTCCGATCGCCACCCAGCTCGACGACGACGGCACCCTCGAGGCCTACCTCTACGCGGTGTCCTACGCCAAACTGCCCGACATCACGGTCGCGGAGGCCGAGCAGTGGGCGCAGACCTATCTGCACCTGTCCGGGGTGCACGAGGGCATCGACTACAACCGCCTCGGCGGGCACAACGTCGAACCGCCGATCATCCGCGCGGTGCTCGACACCGTGCGGCCCGGTGACGGCCCGACGCTGGTGCTGTTCTTCACCGACGGCGGCTTCGCCAAGAAACGCGAGATCGCCGACCTGATCCGGGAAGCCGCCGCGCTACCGGCGTTCTGGCAGTTCATCGGGCTCGGCAAGGCCAACTACGGGCTCCTGCGCGAACTCGACGACCTCGACGGACGCCTCGTCGACAACGCGGGCTTCTTCGCCCTCGACGACATCGACCAGGTGGACGACGCCCAGCTGTATTCCCGCTTGCTGGGCGAATTCCCGGACTGGTTGCGTGCGGCGCGGGCCGCCGGCGTGGTGCGCTGA